In Kineococcus rhizosphaerae, a single window of DNA contains:
- a CDS encoding type II toxin-antitoxin system Phd/YefM family antitoxin, whose amino-acid sequence MIEKVPVTEARAALSDLVSRVSYAGDRILLTRHGKPVAALISMAEYERVVDTLGAESHELGDEGESEGDEKD is encoded by the coding sequence ATGATCGAGAAGGTGCCCGTGACTGAAGCGCGCGCAGCGTTGTCGGACCTCGTGAGCCGCGTCAGCTACGCAGGTGACCGGATCCTGCTGACCCGGCACGGCAAGCCGGTAGCTGCTCTGATCTCGATGGCCGAGTATGAGCGGGTAGTCGACACGCTTGGGGCCGAGTCACACGAGCTTGGCGATGAGGGAGAGAGCGAAGGAGACGAGAAGGACTAA